The region CCTCCGTCCAAAACATGTCCGCTTTCCGGATCGGCGATTCGCAGCGCCACGTCAGGCAACGGAAAGCCGACGGTGCCAGCCCTGCGCTCGCCATCGTAGGGATTGGACGTGATCATATTGGTTTCGGTCATACCGTAACGTTCGAGAATGGCGTGCCCGGTCCGTTCCAACCAAGCGCGGTGGGTCTCTTCGAGCAAGGGCGCGGAGCCGGAAACGAAAAGCCGCATATGCGCCGTCGTCTCGCGCGAAAGATTGTTGTCGCTAAGCAACCTTGTATAGAAGGTTGGAACGCCCATCATCGCGGTCGCGCGCGGCATCAGCGCCAAGCATAGGCTGGGATCGAATTTCGGCATGAAGAGGATTTTGCCACCGCTGAAAAGCACGGTGTTGACGGCCACGAAAAGCCCATGCGTGTGATAAATGGGCAGGGCGTGCAGCAGCACATCGGCTGGGGAGAAGCGCCACAGTGTGGCAAGCGCTGCGGCGTTCGAGGCGAGATTGCCATGGGTCAGCATGGCGCCCTTCGAACGGCCCGTGGTGCCGGACGTGTAAAGGATGGCGGCAAGATCGTCTGCCCCGCGCGGGATATCGCTGAAGTCGGCTCCGCAGGCCGCGCAAAGTTCGGGAAGCGAACCCGTGCCATCGGCGGCAAGCGTTTCCAGCGATTGCACACAAGCCTGAGCCGTGGCCGGCGCCAAGCTGTCGCGGCGTGTGGGGTCGCACACAAGAATCTTGGGCTCGGCGTCAGCAAGAAAATAGTCGAGTTCGGCACTCGTATAGGCGGTGTTGAGAGGCAGAAAAATCGCACCGGCGCGGAGCGTGCCGAGATAGAGCATGAGTGCTTCGGGCGATTTCTCGACCTGCGCAGCGACCCGGTCGCCAGGCTTAACGCCAAGTTTGACCAGCGCCGAAGCATAGCGCGCGGTCAGCGCTTCCATATTGGTGTAGCTTAAGCCGCAGCCATCCGGTGTTTCGAGAAATGCCGCGGTTTCCCGACCGTGCGATGAATCACGGACTCGTTGAAAAAAATGGTTTCTCATATGCTCACGAGTAGCTCGAATCTTGCGGGTAGGGTTGCCACGCGCCATATTGCTGGGGCGACGCGGTCAGGCCTATCAGCCCGTCGTAACGTTGAAAAGGGGTCAGGACTCAGCTTTGTTCCATGAGTATTTTGGAGCGAATCTAAACTGCTAAGTCTCTCGAATTTGTTTTGGAATCTTTGTAATCTTCGACTCTCAACTTGTGAACTATTCAACAGTGCGTTAGAAATCTTACCTTGCAAATGCGTCTTTCGCCTCGGCACCGGTGCCTCAATGATCGTTTGTTCTTGCAATGTCCTGACCGACACAAATATCAAGGATATCGTCAACAGCGGGACTTGCCCACGCACCCCGGGCGCCGTCTACAAATGTCTTGGCTGCAGTCCAAGTTGCGGGCGCTGCATCGCAACCCTGAGAAACATCATCAACGAGACATTGGCGGCGGAGACATCTCCAGCTGAAATGCCATGCAGGACAAGCCGCGAATTGAATGTCGCTTAGGTTGCGGTGGTGGTCTCTGCCGCAATTCGGCGGAAATGGCCTGTTTGAGCGCCAAGATTTCTTACGAAAAACCCTTGCGATAGATTGAAATATCGACCATGAGCGAAGGAGCCTCATGGGTCGTTGGCAGACCTCACTTCTGCCAGCGAACTTTCGTGCGGCGCTTAACCGGCTATAGTGCTGTGCTGGTAGCTGGTTTCTGGCCACCGCAGGGTTTTGATACGTACCGTTGGCCGGGAAATCCGGCTTGGCCGCCATAAAAGCCTAATGTAAGGAGCTCGGCACTATGAGAGGCGACGACAGAGTACTCGACTATCTCAATCGCAGCCTGCGCAGCGAGCTGACTTCCATCAATCAATATTGGCTGCATTATCGCATCTTCGACAATTGGGGATTCAAGGAATTAGCAAAGCGGTGGCGCGAAGAATCCATCGAGGAAATGCAGCACGCCGACAAGCTCATCGCGCGGATTCTGTTTCTCGAAGGCTTTCCCAACCTCCAGGTCCTCGACCCGCTGCGCATTGGGCAAACTGTGGAAGAAATTATCCGCTGCGACCTCGCGGCCGAAACTTCGGCGCGTGCTCTTTACACGGAAGCGGCTGAATATTGCATCACGGTTCATGACCGCGTTTCGAAGGAACTCTACGACGATCTCCTCATCGACGAGGAGCATCACATCGACTTTTTGGAAACACAACTGGAGCTGATCAAACAGCTGGGCGTCCAACTTTACAGCCAAAAGCATGTCGGCGGTTTAGAAGACGGCAAATCCTAGATTTCGGAAACGCTCAGGGCTATGTCTTGGAAGGGTGGCCGAGTGGTTTAAGGCAGCGGTCTTGAAAACCGCCGTGGGTGCAAGCCTACCGTGGGTTCGAATCCCACCTCTTCCGCCAGCCATACGACATAACAATTTGGGAAAGAGAACCGCCGCTTCCGAATTGGCGTGAAGACCGTCGGATGAGCAACCGCGAACGATGTCCTTTGATAGCCGCCGAGCGCCGTCCGTCATTTCCCCAAATCCCGCGTGGTGCCGCCCAAATCGGCTACATCACGCGGGATTATTTCTTCACGTCGAAACCCGCTCTAAGAAGAACTCATTGCGTTGCGACTAAAGCTTTAATAGCCTCCTGACAAATACGCGCTGGTCGGCAAAGTCCAATAGAGATAGATTGCATAGATCACATATAGAGGAATGACCGCCCGCATAGCCATTAGAATCCACCAAAACACGGCAGCCGCACGCCTGTCCTTCTCCGCGATTTCGGCTTTTAAAATTTCCTCTTGGGATAGGATAGGCGTTGTTTTATCTTGTGGATATATTGCTGACTTCTGCCCAGTATCTTGGTTCATCACGTCTCCTCTCGTTTGACTTTAGCATCGCGAGGTAAACACCATTGGCAATGTGCTGTCGCGAATCGCGATCACTTCACCGACAAGTTTGTTCTCATTGATGGTTTGCTCGGCAACCGTAGCGAGCTGACCGGGACAGAGCCCTGTCTCGACTGAAGGATTCCCTTCAGTCGGCTAGCGACGCCTTCAATCACTGCTGTGGACGCCGGAAGAAAGTTGTCGCCAATCCGATCGAGCATACGAACCTCCGGCCTTTGCTTTGAGGCTGCTTAGCGCGTGATCATCGGGCCAGGGGACATGGGAGGAGTTGGACATCGGAGCACATGCTGCCGAATAATCTGCCCAAGTGGACATCCTACGAATCTCCAGCCCCGGCGAACCGAGCGAAGCAACCGTAGGAGTCATCAGCTTAATGGGGCAGTGCCAGCGAACTCCATCGCCGAAGACAAACGGGCTTCAATCACCCGTCTGTCATTTGCGAAACATAACGAATGCCGGGTGTTGACGCAATACCGTCTGTCCCCCCGTGATAATATTCTTTTCACGCCACTGCGGGTTCGCGCAGAGGGGAGAGGGTAACCCTTAAGGCACCGATGACAGCATTGAGGGCGTTCGAGAGTCTCAGTGGGGGTCCAATGCCGTGGCACTGCCCGCGGTACGCGCCGCTATAATCCAAGCAGTCATTGCGCCTTGAAGTTCAGTTAACGCCTCTGGCCACGTTTTGCCGGACGCGGAGCACCCAGGCAAATCGGGCGCGACGGCGATGTAGCCGCCACCTTCGTCGCTTCTAAATATCCGCGTCTCAAAACCGCCAATTTCAGGCATCGCCGAAACCATTGATCCCTCCCTCTTATCAGGTTCACGCGTTCTTCCGCTATAGTGTTGTGATAGACGGAGAGGGCCGGAGCTTCTGTGCGAACGCGCACCCTTCGCCGGGCTGAACACCTAGCGCGCACGTTTGTAAAGTGATCTCAAATTGTCGGTTGCGCGTGTTGCCGCAGGTTACGATCGCCGCGAGCCGGCACGTTTCGAGGATGGGTTTAGGTGACACAGTCAAGCAGTCCCATCGCGGTACAGGTCTGGACCGGCTACGCGTTTTTGCTACTGGCGGTCGTCCTTGTAATTATCGATTACACCGTCGCCGACTGCGTCGTCCCCGACCTCATCCGCGATCTTAATCTCACGGTTGAAGATGTCGGTGCTGCGATGACGAGCTACCTCGCCATGGCCGCCGCCTTCATGATCCCCGGGGGAAGGCTAGCCGATCGGATGGGCCGGCGGCGGCTTTTGCTCGCTGGACTGGCGATCTATGCGGCCGGGAGCGTCCTGACAGGCCTCGCCTGGAGCTTTTGGCCGCTGCTGGCCGGCCGAGTCCTACTCGGCCTTTCTCTCGCAACTGTACTCCCATCAGGGCTTGGCCTGTTAAACAGCCTGTTTCCACCGCAACGGCCTGGCCGGCACAGGGCTTTGGGTTTATGGGCCACGGCAATTGGCGTCGCGGCAGGCCTCGGCCCCCTTATCGGAGGAACATTGGCCGTCACTCTCTCATGGCGTTGGGCATTTTTGGGCGGTGTGCCGCTGGCCGCACTCGCTGCCGTGGGCGTCCGGCTGGGATTGCCTGAGAGCGAAAGGCGCCCGGGGAGGGGATTCGACATCACGGGAACTGTTTTGCTAGCGCTTGCCGGGGGCAGCCTCGTCGTCGTGGCTGACCGGGGGGACCGGCTTGGGGCCACGACATCGGCGATCCTCCTTGCGGCCACGGCGGGTTGGCTGTGCTGCTTCGTGGGGGTCGAACGCGCGCGGGCTCGAGCAGGCCGCGACGTTATCGCATCGTTGGCGCTTTTCAGCCACCGGAGTTTTCGCGTCGGCACCATAGCCGCGGCACTGATTTCCTGCGGCGATATCGGCTTCCAGCTTGTGCTTCCCCTCTTCACGGGCTTCGTGTTTGGCTATGATCCGATAGCGGTAGGTCTGGTGCTTGCGTCCTATGGGCTGGGAATTGGGTTCGGCGGTGCGCTTGCCGAGCGGGCCTGCCGGCGCTTTGACGAGCGGAGCGTTGCGGTGGCTGCGATCAGCGTGCTGCCGGTGTCTCTCCTGGCGCTGATGCCGATGTTTACACCCGGTGGTTCCGGTGTAGCGATGGCAGGGGTACTCGCGGTCTATGGCATTGCCTGGGGCACCGCCTACGCCACGCTGGTAAACGTGATTTTCCGGGACGTTCCTGAACCAGCCTCTGCCATGGCTGGCGGCTTGCAAAGCTCAATGCGGCTGCTGGCTGGCGCGCTCGCCGCCGCCGCGCTGACGGCGGTCTTCACCGGGGTCTCGATGTCGCGTAATGGTCCCGCGGCGACCATGAGCCAGCGCGTATCGCCAGAACATATAATCAATGACTCGCCAAAAGTGCTCTATGTCTATCATCGGCTAGATATCAACCGGAAGAAGCAAACAGTAACACCATCTGATGAGCAACCGAGTGTGGTAGCCGTCGGTGAGGCCTACGCGGCCGGTGCCCAAGCGACAATCGCCGTTGCCGCTGGTCTCACCTTACTCGCGCTGGGGGCTGGGCTCGCGCTCCCGCGTGGCATGCCTCCTCTCAAGAAAGACCGCGTGCTAGGCGCGCGTGTCCGGAAGACGGCCGGTCGCGCGCAACATCGGTAGGAAAGGATGCTCATCGGTATCGAGGTAGTCCTTCGGCGGCCGCCAGTCGATCCGGCCCATCTTCCGGGCAAACAGCCCATAGCCGATAAGCTCTTGCAGGCGAGGATCGAGCCGGCGTACCAACTCCCGTGGGATGCTGAGTTGCTGATTCACTTGCTGGCGGAGGAAGCCGGCACAGAAGTTGATCGTGATGGCGGGGCGCTCATCGGCCGTGTGATTCGCGCCTGCGGTGTGCCATAAACTTCCGTTCCAAATCAGTGCCGAACCAGCCGCCATCTCGATCGCCTCTCCCTCGGCATATGGCGCCGCGGGCATTGCCTGCCAGCGATGCGAGCCAGGCACGACGCGGGTGGCGCCATTGGCATCCGTGAAGTCGCAGAGGGCAATCAGGGCGTTGCAGAGAAGAGGTTGATGCGGCCTCGGCAGCGGGTACATTTCATCGTCGCAATGCAGACGCTGGGCAACGGCTCCGGGCAGTTGGTTGCTCGTCATGAACCACGATAGCAGGCAATCGTGACCGAGCACACCCTCCACCACGGGCAGAAGCCTGGGATGCAGGGGAAGCGGCTCGTAACGCTCGCCGTGAATCAGCAAATTGTCAACCCGGACCCAGTCGTGGTCCGCAACCTTTAGGGGCTCCTGGCCGCGCCGTGGGAAGCCTTTGACGACCGTGGTCGAGTTGGAAACGACTGTCGGCAGCTCACGGTGAAGCCTCCGCGTATCGCTCAAAAACGTTTCGACAGCAGCGCGATCAAGCACATCCTCGACCACCGTGTAACCCAACTCGGTGATCTCGGCGATGTGGCGTTCGGTATCGGATTGGAGCCGCGCGGGTCGCGCGCCCGAGGTCATTAGGCAGGGAGGAGGTCGATTTCTTGATCGGCCGGCGTATCATTGGCCACCACGGACTCGGGATCCGTTTCTGTTTCGACCGTCTCGGGAAGAGTCTCAGAAGAGTTCATGATCGTCTCCTTGGATGTGCCTGGGTACCTGACGGTGTCTCACATAGTTTACGCCAATCATGTGACGAAAACAATAACCAATCAACCATTTGACTCAGCCGAATCCCGTCATCCGCTAAGAATGAAGCAGCGAAGCCATCAGACGCCCGTGGGAGACGCGTCCAGCAACTCGATCAATCCGAAACCCGACACGATATGGAATGAAACCTCGCGGCCGCCAAATAGCACGGCAGGAGTAGGCGGGCTAACCAAGATCGTATCGAGTCCTGCAGCTTCCAGCGCGGCGATCACCGCGTCCGGCTGGGAACAGACATAGCACAGGTGATAGATCATGGTGCCTGAGCGCTTGATGAGTTTGTCGATCGGCGAGGGGCCATCGCCTGGCCAGATGACCTCCACATCCGGCATCACCAAATGGTGGCGCATCGCCAAATTGACCCTTTGCAGGGGATCGAACGCTGTGTTCCCCTCCGTGTAGCCAAGGGCGCGAAGGTAACGGAACGCTTCGTTTGGTGCAGCAACGGCAAGCCCGAAGTGATGGAACGTCAGCCCGGACAGGGCTTCCGGCATGGTATCCATTGGGAGATGCCTCTGTTCCAGCTTGCTGGTGTTATGTCTTCGTCTTGATCACGTCCACGAATTCGCCGACGTTCTTAAGGCCGCCAATCTCGGAAGCAGAAAATTTCACCCCAAATGCCTTGGATACGGCGAGCACAAGCCGAATGTGGGCGAGACTGTCCCAGCCATCGACCTCGTCCGCGGTCGTTCCAGGCTTAAGGACGAGATCCTCTTCATCAAACACATCGCGGAACACGCCCGTCAGCTTGTCGTATATTTGTGCTTCTTCCATCGTGAGATTTCCTTGTCTTTGGCAAAGCGCGCTCGCCTGCAGATATTTTGGCCGCATCTGCGTCAGTCGGGGGCAGGTGCAAACCGCTTCTGCAGAGTGCCCTCCGGATCGGTAGCGGTCCTCGCCGGGCAGGCCAGGGGGGTAAGCACGCTGGCCAGACGTGATGCCCAGACGCGTGCAAGATGCGGCTTTGGATGCACCTCGTCGACATAATCCTTGTCTCCATCAAGGTCAGCCATCTTCAACCCTTGAAAGTTCGGACGGCCGGAAAAATGGTTGAATATATTTTCAACCGCCTGCGCGTAACCTGGCTGGTAGATGCTTGCCCTGCCATGCCAGTTTGGAATTGGAAGATCAGCGAGCACGACTTTCTCGCCCGACCGCAGCAGATCTTCGATCAAATCTTGCAGCGCCGCGGCTTGTGACTGTGAGATCTCATTCGTTTCTCCCATATTCTGCCGCCAATAGATAAGGGCGTCGCTCTTGGCTTGCTCGCTCATGACGGCCGTCTCGCGCTGGGCGTCGGTCAATTTTGGCTGACGCCCGAGCACGATGCGACGGAACCCGATCGTGACATCGCGCGTCATTTTATCCATGAGCAGATACGGCCGGATAAGGAGAACACCAGCCCGCAGCCACTCCGGCGGAAGCACAGCGACCGGTCCCGCTGGGGTCCGGCGGTAAAAGCCGTAGCGGTACCGCTCGACGTCAAGATCCGTATCACCGTGATGCCTATCCGGCCCAGGCCAGCGTTTCTCGGTATCGGCGAACATACCAAACCAAATGCCGATGACGAACGTGTTGGACCGGCGGGCGCCCTCGTCTTGCACATCGTGCACGAGGTCAACCAGCTGGCGCAATTCGGTGATGTTGGCGCTGCCGATGGCGAGATTGCTGACCTTGGCGCAGGGAACCAACGCCTGCACGGATCTTTGCGTAAAGCCGACAAGTGTATTCGACGCCCCGATGAGAAGCACTTTCTGATCGGGAACGTCGAGAACGTCGCGCGCCAGAAAAAAGTGTTTCGTTGCGGTCCGGTAAGGCGTTGTGCTGGAGGTCTCGAGATCCAGCCAGCCGACTCTGGGAGGGTCCGGAATCACAAGGAATGTGAACCCGAGGACGACACCATACAGCAAACCAAAGCAAAGCGTAGTCAGTATGAGCTGACGCAGGATATGTTTCACGTCAAAACGCCTTGTAAACGAAATCGGGAGGCGCGTTAAACAGCGACGCGATGGCTAGCATGGCAAGGATCTGGATCGCGAGCGACATATTCTTGTACACGAGGCTTTCCGAAACCGCCCGCAAGCCACCGCCACGTGTGCTGAACCACGCCGCGACGGAGTCCAAAATGAGGGTGGTGGCGGCAAACCCCAGCGTGAGGAGGACAAAGGCAATCCCCACCCCAAATCCGCCGAGCCGTCTGCTCAACGTGAGATACTGGGGAAGCTCGGGAACCCATAGGCATGTCAGCGCGACGGCGAAATAGGCAAATGTTAGGCCGCGGGCGAAGTACACATATGCCATTGTCTGGCTTAGTGTGCGGTAGTGCTTTTTCCCGAGCCGATCGACGCAAGCAATCTGCCAAAGCTTGTTCAGACTGGCTCCCGCTCCCATGAGCAAGCCATAGATGACGAAGACCAAAGTCGTCCCATGCCAGACGCCCATCACCAGAAACGTGACGAAGAAGGCGGCGACGCCAAGATAGGCCGTCAACCCGGGCGCGGAGAAACGAGTCATCAGGAACATCAGGAACGGATTGAACAAATAGAGTTTGAACCATTCCGACAGTGTCATGTGCCAGCGCTGCCAGAACTCAAGGAAGCTGCGCGCGGTAAACGGCTGGTTGAAGTTCTCCGGCAGCACTTGACCGAGCAAAAGGCCGATCCCGATCACGATGTCCATGTAACCGGAAAAGTTAAAATAAAGATACGCTGTGTACGCCGCAACGCAGAAGCCATAAAGAAGGGAAAGTTTGAACAGGCCAAGCGGCGCAGCGCCTAACAGTTGCGGGCTGAGGCTCATAAAAAAGTAGTTCGCAGTGGCGGCGATCACGACGAATTTAAAATAACCCTTCACGATGCGGGAAAACGCCTCATAGACCCGGTCGGCATCGAGCCTCACCGCATCGACCCCATCCATGGTGACAAAATCTTGATAGCGCTGGATGGGCCCTGACACGAAGCACAAGAAGTTACAAGTGTAGCGGAAAAACGCGAACGGTCCAATACGGCCAGGAAGGCTTCCGGAACGCGCGTCTACCACGACTTGCAGCACCCGGAAGAGGATGTAGGACAGGCCGACGATCAAATAAGGGAACGGCAGACGCGCCAAAGGTTCGATGAATGTGAAGCGTTTGAGGAAGATATAGACCGCCAGCACCACGACAATGCTGGCCGCCAGGCTCGAACTCGTCTGACGCCTGCGAACCGCCTCCAAACCCGCATAGCCGAGCAGCAGAAAAGCCAATAGCGGCAGCAGTTCAGAGACGTTGTTGACATAGCTTGCAATGAAGACGGCGTTGGCGACGCCCATCACCAGGCGCCGGTAGGCGACCGACGCGTTGAGGTGAAATGCGAAGACCGTGACCGCAAGGAAGGCGAAGAAAGCGGGAGAGACGAAGCTCATGAGCAATGCGCCTGGTGATCCCTGCTGTGCCGGTGGCGGGCACGAGCGGGCGCGGTCGGCAACCAAGCACTCAAGCGAGTTCCGCCATCTGATTTGTGTCGCGTTCGACCGTCATGGGCGCCTCCTCGACTTCCGCGCCGGTCGATAATTCCCATGTTGAAGAACCGCCGGCGTCCTCGCTCACCAAGGTGAAACCAAGCTTGCCATAATGCTCGCGGACCATGCCGTTTTTTTCGGTGGGAAGGTAGATACCGATGAGGCGGCGAATGCCGCGGGAACGGGCGCGGAAAAGAATTTCGCGCAGGACCATTTTCTCAACTCCCCGGCCGAGCACCCGGCAGCTCATGAGCCAAGTGTCAATCGTCCAGACTGCGGGCTCCGTACCCCGGCAGATGACAATCGAAATGATACCATTGTCGCCAAATTTGTCGATCAAGCGCGCGTGCAAGGTCAGAGCATCGGGGTCGGCCTCGGCCGCCGCCACTTCGGCCTCTGTATAGCGCCGGGTCGTCAGGTTGAACTGGTTGCTCTTGTTAATGAGCTGGGCGACCCGCACCCGCGTCGTCTTGTCGAACGGGTTGAAGATGATCCGCATTTCGAGCGAGCGCAGATACGAATCGATGTCGCCTACTTGCTGCTGCAAGGCGAGCCGGCTCGCATTGCCCTGATACATGTCGGCGCGGGTGCGGTCCTCGTCTGAGAAACGGATCGACTCGAAATAGCCGGCGGCGGCAAGAGTCCGCGCGAAACTGGCGGGATCGCTGTCAAGTTCGGGAACGGCCACCTCCGGCAATTCGCGGCGGATCAGGCCGCGCTCGACCGGGTTATCGTCGAGGAACACCAGCGATTCGAGGCCCAGCGCCAATTCTTTCGCGATCGCCCGGATGTTGGTCGCTTTGTCCTCCCAGTTCGCCTGGAAGACCGCGATGTGCTTTTCCTTGAGCAGCATGTCTGGGTGTTCGTTGAACGGCTGGCGGGCAACACTGTCCGTGTTCTTCGAGCTTACCGCGAGAACGACGCCGCGTTCCCGAAGGTCCAGCGCGAGCTGCTGGACACTCAAATGTGCCTCGCCCGTCGCGTCGCCCTGTGCCAGCTTGATGCCTTCGAGCCCGTCGTCGCCGATAACTCCGCCCCAGACGGTATTGTCGAGATCAAGGACCAGGCAGCGCCGACTTTTGCCACGCAAGGCCGCGATGATGCGTGCTACGTGATCGGCATAGAACGGAACATAGGCGTCGGCAAAGGGGAGTTTTGCCAAATTCCAAAGCGCGGGGGAGTGCCATTCGGCAAGCCCGACGGTTTCGGCAATTCCCGCGACATCGAGGAGGATGTCGTTAGACTGAAGCACCATTCCGGCGATGCGCTGGTTCAGGGCATCGGCCAAGCTGCGCGCCGTTCCTGGGAGCGCCCGGTCCAGAGATCCAAACAAACTTTCCGGCGGCGGCGCCAGAGTTTGCAAAATACATATAGCCCCGCAGTTTTGGCGGATGGCAGACCGAAGCGTATCGAGCAAGCCGGCGGCGGCATTGATCGTCCGCTCGGCTGCTGCAGGATCACCAGGTGTCGCCTGTATCGACAAGCCCCGGTAGTCCAAGGCCAGCAAAACCGCGTCCGGCTGGGCTTGGTTGATGCCGGAGTCAGACATGAGCGAATCTTGGAGAAATTGGTCGTAGCCGCCCTTGACGCACTCGAGCGCTATTCCATGCCGCGCGGCTGTCGCCACAAGGACCGGAACAATGAGGTCCAAAGTGCCATTTCCAAGCACCGCAAGCCGGAAGGGCGTCAAAGGAGCAAGCGATCCGCCCTTGGCTCGGACTGCGTCGATCGCGCGGCCCAAGCGGGCCAGCTGATGTTCGTCCAGCGCATGTGTCGCCAGTGCTCTGGTTTCCGTTCCGAAGCCGGTTACCCGCTCCGGCAATTGCTTGCAGCGCGCTGTATAATCGGCCGGGGGCGCGGGAAGCCAGGCCAAGTTCCTGTAGAGTTCCCAGGACACATATTACTCCAGATGTTTTTGACGGGATATCGGACGGAGCTCCAGACCTTTGCGGTTCTGCAGCTTGTTGCCGCCGCAAATGTTGGCCCGGTATGAGAGTTGCTTCGCTTACAAGGACCTTCAGCCAGGAGACGCAGGCTGT is a window of Methylocapsa sp. D3K7 DNA encoding:
- a CDS encoding malonyl-CoA synthase — protein: MRNHFFQRVRDSSHGRETAAFLETPDGCGLSYTNMEALTARYASALVKLGVKPGDRVAAQVEKSPEALMLYLGTLRAGAIFLPLNTAYTSAELDYFLADAEPKILVCDPTRRDSLAPATAQACVQSLETLAADGTGSLPELCAACGADFSDIPRGADDLAAILYTSGTTGRSKGAMLTHGNLASNAAALATLWRFSPADVLLHALPIYHTHGLFVAVNTVLFSGGKILFMPKFDPSLCLALMPRATAMMGVPTFYTRLLSDNNLSRETTAHMRLFVSGSAPLLEETHRAWLERTGHAILERYGMTETNMITSNPYDGERRAGTVGFPLPDVALRIADPESGHVLDGGQTGVLEVKGPNVFKGYWHNPEKTAQEFRSDGFFITGDLGRIDAEGYVQIVGRAKDLIISGGFNIYPKEVESEIDALAGVIESAVVGLPHEDFGEAVAAFVVLHPGASLDEPMVRDALAKRLAKFKLPKRVVFVEELPRNAMGKVQKNVLRETYGSLHPS
- a CDS encoding (2Fe-2S)-binding protein encodes the protein MIVCSCNVLTDTNIKDIVNSGTCPRTPGAVYKCLGCSPSCGRCIATLRNIINETLAAETSPAEMPCRTSRELNVA
- the bfr gene encoding bacterioferritin: MRGDDRVLDYLNRSLRSELTSINQYWLHYRIFDNWGFKELAKRWREESIEEMQHADKLIARILFLEGFPNLQVLDPLRIGQTVEEIIRCDLAAETSARALYTEAAEYCITVHDRVSKELYDDLLIDEEHHIDFLETQLELIKQLGVQLYSQKHVGGLEDGKS
- a CDS encoding MFS transporter, with protein sequence MTQSSSPIAVQVWTGYAFLLLAVVLVIIDYTVADCVVPDLIRDLNLTVEDVGAAMTSYLAMAAAFMIPGGRLADRMGRRRLLLAGLAIYAAGSVLTGLAWSFWPLLAGRVLLGLSLATVLPSGLGLLNSLFPPQRPGRHRALGLWATAIGVAAGLGPLIGGTLAVTLSWRWAFLGGVPLAALAAVGVRLGLPESERRPGRGFDITGTVLLALAGGSLVVVADRGDRLGATTSAILLAATAGWLCCFVGVERARARAGRDVIASLALFSHRSFRVGTIAAALISCGDIGFQLVLPLFTGFVFGYDPIAVGLVLASYGLGIGFGGALAERACRRFDERSVAVAAISVLPVSLLALMPMFTPGGSGVAMAGVLAVYGIAWGTAYATLVNVIFRDVPEPASAMAGGLQSSMRLLAGALAAAALTAVFTGVSMSRNGPAATMSQRVSPEHIINDSPKVLYVYHRLDINRKKQTVTPSDEQPSVVAVGEAYAAGAQATIAVAAGLTLLALGAGLALPRGMPPLKKDRVLGARVRKTAGRAQHR
- a CDS encoding phytanoyl-CoA dioxygenase family protein, with the translated sequence MTSGARPARLQSDTERHIAEITELGYTVVEDVLDRAAVETFLSDTRRLHRELPTVVSNSTTVVKGFPRRGQEPLKVADHDWVRVDNLLIHGERYEPLPLHPRLLPVVEGVLGHDCLLSWFMTSNQLPGAVAQRLHCDDEMYPLPRPHQPLLCNALIALCDFTDANGATRVVPGSHRWQAMPAAPYAEGEAIEMAAGSALIWNGSLWHTAGANHTADERPAITINFCAGFLRQQVNQQLSIPRELVRRLDPRLQELIGYGLFARKMGRIDWRPPKDYLDTDEHPFLPMLRATGRLPDTRA
- a CDS encoding VOC family protein — its product is MDTMPEALSGLTFHHFGLAVAAPNEAFRYLRALGYTEGNTAFDPLQRVNLAMRHHLVMPDVEVIWPGDGPSPIDKLIKRSGTMIYHLCYVCSQPDAVIAALEAAGLDTILVSPPTPAVLFGGREVSFHIVSGFGLIELLDASPTGV
- a CDS encoding acyl carrier protein, with protein sequence MEEAQIYDKLTGVFRDVFDEEDLVLKPGTTADEVDGWDSLAHIRLVLAVSKAFGVKFSASEIGGLKNVGEFVDVIKTKT
- a CDS encoding MBOAT family O-acyltransferase, translating into MSFVSPAFFAFLAVTVFAFHLNASVAYRRLVMGVANAVFIASYVNNVSELLPLLAFLLLGYAGLEAVRRRQTSSSLAASIVVVLAVYIFLKRFTFIEPLARLPFPYLIVGLSYILFRVLQVVVDARSGSLPGRIGPFAFFRYTCNFLCFVSGPIQRYQDFVTMDGVDAVRLDADRVYEAFSRIVKGYFKFVVIAATANYFFMSLSPQLLGAAPLGLFKLSLLYGFCVAAYTAYLYFNFSGYMDIVIGIGLLLGQVLPENFNQPFTARSFLEFWQRWHMTLSEWFKLYLFNPFLMFLMTRFSAPGLTAYLGVAAFFVTFLVMGVWHGTTLVFVIYGLLMGAGASLNKLWQIACVDRLGKKHYRTLSQTMAYVYFARGLTFAYFAVALTCLWVPELPQYLTLSRRLGGFGVGIAFVLLTLGFAATTLILDSVAAWFSTRGGGLRAVSESLVYKNMSLAIQILAMLAIASLFNAPPDFVYKAF
- a CDS encoding HAD-IIIC family phosphatase, whose translation is MSWELYRNLAWLPAPPADYTARCKQLPERVTGFGTETRALATHALDEHQLARLGRAIDAVRAKGGSLAPLTPFRLAVLGNGTLDLIVPVLVATAARHGIALECVKGGYDQFLQDSLMSDSGINQAQPDAVLLALDYRGLSIQATPGDPAAAERTINAAAGLLDTLRSAIRQNCGAICILQTLAPPPESLFGSLDRALPGTARSLADALNQRIAGMVLQSNDILLDVAGIAETVGLAEWHSPALWNLAKLPFADAYVPFYADHVARIIAALRGKSRRCLVLDLDNTVWGGVIGDDGLEGIKLAQGDATGEAHLSVQQLALDLRERGVVLAVSSKNTDSVARQPFNEHPDMLLKEKHIAVFQANWEDKATNIRAIAKELALGLESLVFLDDNPVERGLIRRELPEVAVPELDSDPASFARTLAAAGYFESIRFSDEDRTRADMYQGNASRLALQQQVGDIDSYLRSLEMRIIFNPFDKTTRVRVAQLINKSNQFNLTTRRYTEAEVAAAEADPDALTLHARLIDKFGDNGIISIVICRGTEPAVWTIDTWLMSCRVLGRGVEKMVLREILFRARSRGIRRLIGIYLPTEKNGMVREHYGKLGFTLVSEDAGGSSTWELSTGAEVEEAPMTVERDTNQMAELA